From the Hevea brasiliensis isolate MT/VB/25A 57/8 chromosome 15, ASM3005281v1, whole genome shotgun sequence genome, one window contains:
- the LOC110655522 gene encoding phosphate transporter PHO1 isoform X2 gives MVKFSKELEAQLIPEWKEAFVNYWQLKKQIKKIKLSRKPKQPQQPNHDFGLSIFQIIRFFAYKFSNNFFRSDTKTEIIQVNYMYTLQDGNDDNEEIYQTELLQLFFEEDEMRVFFERLDEELNKVNKFYKATESELVEKGELLNRQLQILLDIKQVLNNSCRKPNAAGIFNPPSWSSCPCNAETTNESNDKPGESSETDEIIAALEKNGVNFINSATMSKTKIGKPKMALRIDIPATTPTRTISAIASMLWEDLVNNSKKEPGRPGDFINRKKIQCAEKMIRGAFVELYRGLGLLKTYSSLNMVAFTKILKKFDKVSNQHASASYLKAVKRSYFISSDKVVRLMDEVEAIFTKHFADNDRKKAMKFLRPQQRKESHMVTFFVGLFTGCFVSLFSIYATLAHMSGIFSPNAGRSYVETVYPVFSVFALLSLHLFMYGCNLFMWKSTRINYNFIFEFQPSTALKYRDAFLISTTFMTSVVAAMIIHLLLRANGFPQSHVDAIPGILLLIFTALLICPFDLFYRPTRYCFIRVIRNIICSPFYKVLMVDFFMADQLTSQIPMMRHLESTACYFLAGGLRTHRYETCNNGRLYRDLVYVISFLPYYWRAMQCARRWFDECDLKHLANMGKYVSAMVAAGARLTYARQKNHLWFGIVLVTSSVATVYQLYWDFVEDWGLLNPKSKNLWLRDDLILKNKSIYYISIALNIVLRVVWVETVMRFRFNIVESRMLDFFFASLEVMRRGHWNFYRLENEHLNNVGKFRAVKAVPLPFRETDSDD, from the exons atgGTGAAGTTCTCGAAGGAGCTTGAAGCTCAACTCATCCCAGAATGGAAAGAAGCTTTTGTTAACTACTGGCAACTCAAGAAACAGATAAAGAAGATCAAACTATCAAGGAAACCAAAACAACCCCAACAACCTAACCATGACTTTGGTCTCTCCATTTTCCAAATCATTCGATTCTTCGCTTACAAATTCTCCAACAATTTCTTCCGCTCCGATACCAAAACTGAGATCATCCAGGTAAACTATATGTATACACTTCAG GATGGTAATGATGATAATGAAGAAATCTACCAAACTGAGCTTCTTCAGTTGTTCTTCGAGGAAGATGag ATGAGGGTGTTTTTTGAGAGACTAGATGAAGAACTGAACAAAGTGAACAAGTTTTACAAGGCTACAGAAAGTGAGTTGGTTGAGAAAGGAGAGCTTCTTAACAGGCAGCTACAGATTTTGTTGGATATCAAGCAAGTCCTCAACAACAGCTGCCGGAAGCCCAATGCTGCCGGAATTTTTAATCCTCCTTCTTGGTCATCTTGCCCCTGCAATGCTG AGACCACCAATGAATCAAATGACAAGCCTGGAGAATCCTCAGAAACCGATGAAATAATCGCAGCACTAGAGAAAAATGGTGTTAATTTTATCAATTCAGCGACAATGTCGAAAACGAAGATTGGGAAGCCTAAAATGGCCCTGAGAATAGACATTCCTGCTACCACACCAACAAGAACAATCTCAGCCATTGCGTCAATGCTCTGGGAAGATTTGGTTAATAATTCCAAAAAGGAACCAGGTCGTCCAGGAGATTTCATTAACAGGAAGAAGATCCAGTGTGCTGAGAAGATGATTAGAGGAGCATTTGTGGAGCTCTATAGAGGGCTTGGCCTTCTTAAAACTTACAG CTCACTCAACATGGTGGCTTTTACCAAAATACTCAAGAAATTTGATAAG GTATCAAACCAGCATGCATCAGCAAGTTATCTAAAAGCAGTGAAGAGATCCTACTTCATTAGCTCTGATAAG GTTGTTAGACTAATGGATGAAGTGGAGGCCATATTCACAAAGCACTTCGCCGACAATGACAGGAAAAAGGCAATGAAGTTCCTCAGACCCCAGCAGCGGAAGGAGTCTCACATGGTCACCTTTTTTGTTG GCTTGTTTACTGGTTGTTTCGTGTCCCTCTTTAGTATTTATGCAACCTTGGCACATATGTCTGGCATTTTTAGCCCCAATGCTGGAAGATCATATGTGGAGACTGTCTACCCTGTTTTCAG TGTGTTTGCATTGTTAAGCTTGCATTTGTTCATGTATGGCTGCAACCTATTCATGTGGAAGAGTACAAGGATCAACtacaatttcatttttgaatttcaacccAGCACAGCCCTCAAGTACAGAGATGCCTTTCTCATTTCTACCACCTTCATGACCTCTGTTGTGGCTGCAATGATAATCCATCTTCTCTTAAGAGCAAATGGCTTTCCGCAAAGCCATGTTGATGCCATCCCTGGAATTCTCCTCCTT ATTTTCACGGCCTTGCTCATCTGCCCATTTGATCTCTTCTATCGCCCAACACGTTACTGCTTCATTCGTGTTATTCGCAACATAATCTGCTCTCCATTTTATAAG GTTTTGATGGTGGACTTTTTCATGGCAGACCAACTTACCAGCCAG ATTCCAATGATGAGGCACTTGGAATCCACGGCATGCTACTTTCTAGCTGGGGGTCTCCGAACGCATAGATACGAGACCTGCAACAATGGAAGGCTATATAGGGATCTAGTTTATGTCATTTCATTTCTGCCATACTATTGGCGGGCAATGCAG TGTGCAAGACGATGGTTTGATGAATGTGACTTGAAACATTTAGCAAACATGGGGAAGTATGTTTCTGCCATGGTGGCAGCTGGTGCCAGGCTAACTTATGCTAGGCAGAAGAATCACCTATGGTTTGGTATAGTGTTGGTCACTTCTTCTGTTGCTACAGTTTATCAGTTGTACTGGGATTTTGTCGAGGATTGGGgccttctcaacccaaaatccaaGAACCTATGGCTAAGAGATGACTTGATTCTAAAGAACAAGAGCATCTACTACATTTCCATT GCATTGAACATAGTTCTGAGAGTTGTTTGGGTGGAGACTGTGATGCGATTCCGTTTCAATATTGTTGAGTCACGGATGTTGGACTTTTTCTTTGCTTCTTTAGAGGTTATGCGGCGAGGCCATTGGAATTTCTACAG GTTGGAGAACGAGCATCTGAACAATGTTGGCAAGTTCAGGGCAGTGAAGGCAGTTCCCTTACCATTCCGCGAGACAGATTCAGATGACTGA
- the LOC110655522 gene encoding phosphate transporter PHO1 isoform X1: MVKFSKELEAQLIPEWKEAFVNYWQLKKQIKKIKLSRKPKQPQQPNHDFGLSIFQIIRFFAYKFSNNFFRSDTKTEIIQVRCKTMEDGNDDNEEIYQTELLQLFFEEDEMRVFFERLDEELNKVNKFYKATESELVEKGELLNRQLQILLDIKQVLNNSCRKPNAAGIFNPPSWSSCPCNAETTNESNDKPGESSETDEIIAALEKNGVNFINSATMSKTKIGKPKMALRIDIPATTPTRTISAIASMLWEDLVNNSKKEPGRPGDFINRKKIQCAEKMIRGAFVELYRGLGLLKTYSSLNMVAFTKILKKFDKVSNQHASASYLKAVKRSYFISSDKVVRLMDEVEAIFTKHFADNDRKKAMKFLRPQQRKESHMVTFFVGLFTGCFVSLFSIYATLAHMSGIFSPNAGRSYVETVYPVFSVFALLSLHLFMYGCNLFMWKSTRINYNFIFEFQPSTALKYRDAFLISTTFMTSVVAAMIIHLLLRANGFPQSHVDAIPGILLLIFTALLICPFDLFYRPTRYCFIRVIRNIICSPFYKVLMVDFFMADQLTSQIPMMRHLESTACYFLAGGLRTHRYETCNNGRLYRDLVYVISFLPYYWRAMQCARRWFDECDLKHLANMGKYVSAMVAAGARLTYARQKNHLWFGIVLVTSSVATVYQLYWDFVEDWGLLNPKSKNLWLRDDLILKNKSIYYISIALNIVLRVVWVETVMRFRFNIVESRMLDFFFASLEVMRRGHWNFYRLENEHLNNVGKFRAVKAVPLPFRETDSDD, translated from the exons atgGTGAAGTTCTCGAAGGAGCTTGAAGCTCAACTCATCCCAGAATGGAAAGAAGCTTTTGTTAACTACTGGCAACTCAAGAAACAGATAAAGAAGATCAAACTATCAAGGAAACCAAAACAACCCCAACAACCTAACCATGACTTTGGTCTCTCCATTTTCCAAATCATTCGATTCTTCGCTTACAAATTCTCCAACAATTTCTTCCGCTCCGATACCAAAACTGAGATCATCCAG GTGAGATGCAAAACCATGGAGGATGGTAATGATGATAATGAAGAAATCTACCAAACTGAGCTTCTTCAGTTGTTCTTCGAGGAAGATGag ATGAGGGTGTTTTTTGAGAGACTAGATGAAGAACTGAACAAAGTGAACAAGTTTTACAAGGCTACAGAAAGTGAGTTGGTTGAGAAAGGAGAGCTTCTTAACAGGCAGCTACAGATTTTGTTGGATATCAAGCAAGTCCTCAACAACAGCTGCCGGAAGCCCAATGCTGCCGGAATTTTTAATCCTCCTTCTTGGTCATCTTGCCCCTGCAATGCTG AGACCACCAATGAATCAAATGACAAGCCTGGAGAATCCTCAGAAACCGATGAAATAATCGCAGCACTAGAGAAAAATGGTGTTAATTTTATCAATTCAGCGACAATGTCGAAAACGAAGATTGGGAAGCCTAAAATGGCCCTGAGAATAGACATTCCTGCTACCACACCAACAAGAACAATCTCAGCCATTGCGTCAATGCTCTGGGAAGATTTGGTTAATAATTCCAAAAAGGAACCAGGTCGTCCAGGAGATTTCATTAACAGGAAGAAGATCCAGTGTGCTGAGAAGATGATTAGAGGAGCATTTGTGGAGCTCTATAGAGGGCTTGGCCTTCTTAAAACTTACAG CTCACTCAACATGGTGGCTTTTACCAAAATACTCAAGAAATTTGATAAG GTATCAAACCAGCATGCATCAGCAAGTTATCTAAAAGCAGTGAAGAGATCCTACTTCATTAGCTCTGATAAG GTTGTTAGACTAATGGATGAAGTGGAGGCCATATTCACAAAGCACTTCGCCGACAATGACAGGAAAAAGGCAATGAAGTTCCTCAGACCCCAGCAGCGGAAGGAGTCTCACATGGTCACCTTTTTTGTTG GCTTGTTTACTGGTTGTTTCGTGTCCCTCTTTAGTATTTATGCAACCTTGGCACATATGTCTGGCATTTTTAGCCCCAATGCTGGAAGATCATATGTGGAGACTGTCTACCCTGTTTTCAG TGTGTTTGCATTGTTAAGCTTGCATTTGTTCATGTATGGCTGCAACCTATTCATGTGGAAGAGTACAAGGATCAACtacaatttcatttttgaatttcaacccAGCACAGCCCTCAAGTACAGAGATGCCTTTCTCATTTCTACCACCTTCATGACCTCTGTTGTGGCTGCAATGATAATCCATCTTCTCTTAAGAGCAAATGGCTTTCCGCAAAGCCATGTTGATGCCATCCCTGGAATTCTCCTCCTT ATTTTCACGGCCTTGCTCATCTGCCCATTTGATCTCTTCTATCGCCCAACACGTTACTGCTTCATTCGTGTTATTCGCAACATAATCTGCTCTCCATTTTATAAG GTTTTGATGGTGGACTTTTTCATGGCAGACCAACTTACCAGCCAG ATTCCAATGATGAGGCACTTGGAATCCACGGCATGCTACTTTCTAGCTGGGGGTCTCCGAACGCATAGATACGAGACCTGCAACAATGGAAGGCTATATAGGGATCTAGTTTATGTCATTTCATTTCTGCCATACTATTGGCGGGCAATGCAG TGTGCAAGACGATGGTTTGATGAATGTGACTTGAAACATTTAGCAAACATGGGGAAGTATGTTTCTGCCATGGTGGCAGCTGGTGCCAGGCTAACTTATGCTAGGCAGAAGAATCACCTATGGTTTGGTATAGTGTTGGTCACTTCTTCTGTTGCTACAGTTTATCAGTTGTACTGGGATTTTGTCGAGGATTGGGgccttctcaacccaaaatccaaGAACCTATGGCTAAGAGATGACTTGATTCTAAAGAACAAGAGCATCTACTACATTTCCATT GCATTGAACATAGTTCTGAGAGTTGTTTGGGTGGAGACTGTGATGCGATTCCGTTTCAATATTGTTGAGTCACGGATGTTGGACTTTTTCTTTGCTTCTTTAGAGGTTATGCGGCGAGGCCATTGGAATTTCTACAG GTTGGAGAACGAGCATCTGAACAATGTTGGCAAGTTCAGGGCAGTGAAGGCAGTTCCCTTACCATTCCGCGAGACAGATTCAGATGACTGA